The genomic stretch CATCATCCCATCAGCATAGCTGATCAGACACCATCGCTGGACGGCCCCCATGTCTTCCAGACCCTTAAGAAACCCCAATGCAAAATGataaaagggaaagaagaagaaagattaCACTAAACTCCCCAAAAAGCGACCCAACTAAGACTGACTTTTAAAAAAGTGTCAGAAAAATAATAGGCCCCAAAGAGTCCATTTCTCCAAGCCGCCATACGGAATGAACGGTTTGTGCCCCAAGTACCATTTAATTGCCATCAACAGAAGCCGCTGttgcctcttctgctgcgACTCTCAAATCGTAGCTGAGGTCGAAACACTCAGCAAGGAGCTCACTAACACTACCTTGACCTTCGGGAATATCGCCATTAACAACAAACTTGCCGTCCACTCTGAGGTTATCGAGAGAGTTGAGCTATTTGAAACAAGTCAGTCCACTGTACAGTTATTCGCTTCAATATTGTAGTTCTCCAATGGTTCACACCTTCATGCTGTAAGGATACAGCTCTCTGACTGAAGAGACGCCGCCACTGTCCCTGACTTCAACGAGACATCTCTTGAGAGTTTGGAGCTGGTTATAGATGGGCAGAAGTGCCTCAGAAACCGGCTCTGAGGCTAAGATGAAAGAGTAAATGTAGGCGTAGCTTCGTCTCGTCAAATACAGCATCGTTCGCTGCGTGTACAGATCGGCTGGTCTGCCTCTGTCATCATAAAAGTTTCCGTTTTGTCGGCTTTCGTCAATCTTGTCCAGCTGGCGTTGGAAGTCATATAAATCTGTCTCGCGCAGAGCCCAGGCTTGTGTCAATGatagcttctccagctcgttgCGAATACCAACCAGGGTGTTGTAGGTTGGGCGGAATGGCTCTGGCATGACTCCTTGTCTGCAGCAGATCAGTTAGACTGTTCAAAAGATATCCCCAGGTAGCGTCTCATATACGTACCTCTCCAATACTATCTCAGACCATTTGAGGCAACGTTGGTAGAGCTCTCCAGTCTCCACAGAGCCGGGGGGGGACAGATCCATCTTCGGCGACAAACTGGCCATCTTTACGCTTCTCTCCGATATCGAGTAGTTGCTTTCGAAACTTTTGAACTTCGTTGCTCGAGAACTATACAGGCCGAGTTGAGAACCTTGTTCAACACTTTTTTTCAAAGGGATATTCGTTTTGGTACATACCTTGGCCTTTGTATTTGCCAATGAAATGCATCGTATGATAGAAATCAGCTTCTCATGCGTTGCAAGCAGAGGCTCTCCGATGCGTCCTAATCGCTTTTGGAGGTTCTCTAATGTAGCCTGGCACTTCTCCACTCGCTTTGATAGGAGCTCGAGGAGATATGGGTAATTCTCAGCCTTGTTGTCGCGGGACTTTGCCTGGCTTATGCTTAGAGAAAGGTTTGCCAGCGTCGCCTTGATGCTCCCGAGATCCTTGGCTGAATAAAGATCGGCCTCGGTCAAGTGGTCAAGCAGTCTCTTGATGGTTGATGTTAATGCGTAGTTTGCGGGGATCTCGTTGTTGCGTCCGATAGTAAGGTAGAATAGGGACAGCAGTTGGAAGCAGCTCTCCAAGACTTTGTCAACTATTCGTTTATACATTAGCCCGCGTTTCCTCTCCCGCACGCTATCGAGCGTGATCTGACTTACGTCGATTTTCTTCCTTGCTCCCCGTCTCAGTACGGATCTCGTTGAGCTCTTTTACCCTTGTGATTGTCTCGTCATAGAGCGGGAGTATGTCTTGGCTTCGAATATATGTGGTACGGTCCTGCTTCAGGAGTAGGAGCTTGTCGCGGACGACAACAAGACTGTCCAGGATCGCCTGTTCCCGAGCATCTTGCGGCAGAGGTACAGCGGGGGTATCCATGCTGTGTTGTACAAGGTTGAAAGAGGATGGCAAAAGCTGCGCGATCACTCCAAAAAGCCGATTatgtgatggcgatggataGACTTCGTCGACACGCTTGATTCCAGGTCTTCCGGGAACAGAGATATAGATATACGATCGATCCGATACCCGGTGCCGGGCTTCGTCGGCCAATTGATTGCCGTAAGGATCTGGACCGGGAAGATTTTCTCGGAGATGCCGCGGCGCGTATTCAGAGGTAACAGTTTTGTCGTGCAGTTCGGAAAAGAAGGCCAAAGGAGCAGGAATAGTATCCTGGATCGCAAACACAGAGAGTCGCAATACTGCCAACCTCGCTGCCTTGGTTCAATGCGCTGGTGGGGAAGCTGAGCTCCAAGGTGGGGTGGCTGTGGAATGCGTTTGGATGAGTTCAGACGGTGACGACGTTGCGCAGGTCGGGCGGCCTCGCCCTGTAGCGGGCCTGCACGCGCTGATTGGCTGGGCGCAAATGGAGCCGTCcgcagccaatcagcgccgACCCCCGCTTGCGGCATCCGAGCGGCACGCGGAAAAACCATTGACCCCAGCGCTTTAGGTCTTCAAGCCCTCCATCCGCCGGAATTTCGACCAGGGCAATTTTTTGTGGTCCCTCTACAGCCTTTTGTGGTGATAATTGATTTGTCCATAACCACTACTCTCTTCTCGTGCAGACTTGACATCTTCCCAAATCCGCACAGACAAATCTCACACAATGTCTACCGCCGAGCTCGCTTCTTCCTACGCGGCCCTGATCCTCGCCGACGATGGCGTTGAGATCACCGTGAGTGCTTCCATATCCCCGTCGCCTTGTCCCTCGTCTGGGGCGCAGAAATCtcgaaaaaaataattatgTGCCCCGCGAGCAAAGAGGCGACATGACATATAAAACGCCATGGGAATATTTCGTATACTAAacgatttttttcttaattttcTAGGCCGACAAGCTTCAGACCCTGatcaccgccgccaaggtcGAGGTTGAGCCCATCTGGACCTCCATCTTCGCCAAGGTACGAATATCCAGAAACACACACAGACTCGACGAAAACAAATGAAAAACGCCGAATGAGAAATTGAATTATGGACGCTGACGAGTTATGGTTTTTCCCGCAATACAGGCTCTGGAGGGCAAGGACATCAAGGACCTCCTGGTCAACGTCGGCTCTGGtggcggtgctgctgccgctcctggtgctgccgctgccgctggcggTGCCGCCGCTGAGGCCGCTcccgaggaggagaaggttGAGGGTGCGTACTGGCCGTTTTCCGGTTCCCATTATCCGGCAGACTGTGGAATTTATGTGCTAATAATTTTCTACAGAGAAGGAGGAGTCCGACGAGGATATGGGTTTCGGTCTTTTCGACTAAACAGCCAACATCATCTGTTGCGGCGACTGTTTTCTCTATTGCTTCTTTGTACTTCAACTGCAGGGCACTTCGGAGTCTTTATACACATCGATGGATGCATTCAGGATGGAGTGGGCGCCTATATCCCGCGTCCTGGGCAGAGTAGCTTTTTTCATAAGGATAATATGATTAATGCTCTCACACGACGGAGTTCACGCACGGAAGGGACAAATGGTCAACTGAATGACTCgggaagaataaaaagaattttttttgaTCACATTTTTTGGAATTTTCTTGGTGACTTTTGAACTTGATGGGATTGGAAAAGAACATTTGAGATTGATGCTCGTGGACGCTATGTTCATCTAGTGGTTAAAGCTCTTGAATGTGCA from Trichoderma atroviride chromosome 3, complete sequence encodes the following:
- a CDS encoding uncharacterized protein (EggNog:ENOG41); the encoded protein is MDTPAVPLPQDAREQAILDSLVVVRDKLLLLKQDRTTYIRSQDILPLYDETITRVKELNEIRTETGSKEENRLDKVLESCFQLLSLFYLTIGRNNEIPANYALTSTIKRLLDHLTEADLYSAKDLGSIKATLANLSLSISQAKSRDNKAENYPYLLELLSKRVEKCQATLENLQKRLGRIGEPLLATHEKLISIIRCISLANTKAKFSSNEVQKFRKQLLDIGEKRKDGQFVAEDGSVPPRLCGDWRALPTQGVMPEPFRPTYNTLVGIRNELEKLSLTQAWALRETDLYDFQRQLDKIDESRQNGNFYDDRGRPADLYTQRTMLYLTRRSYAYIYSFILASEPVSEALLPIYNQLQTLKRCLVEVRDSGGVSSVRELYPYSMKLNSLDNLRVDGKFVVNGDIPEGQGSVSELLAECFDLSYDLRVAAEEATAASVDGN
- a CDS encoding ribosomal protein P1 gives rise to the protein MSTAELASSYAALILADDGVEITADKLQTLITAAKVEVEPIWTSIFAKALEGKDIKDLLVNVGSGGGAAAAPGAAAAAGGAAAEAAPEEEKVEEKEESDEDMGFGLFD